In Saccharomyces eubayanus strain FM1318 chromosome II, whole genome shotgun sequence, the genomic stretch CAGTGGAGAACTTCATAAGACTCTTAACGGATAGATGGACGGAAGACCATCCTAAATCCAAACGACTATTGACGGatgaaaattcaaacatTTTCATATACATGACAGGTCATGGTGGTGacgatttcttgaaattccaAGATGCTGAAGAAATTGCCTCCGAAGACATTGCCGATGCTTTCCAACAAATGtacgaaaagaaaaggtacaaagagatttttttcatggtGGATACTTGCCAGGCGAATACCATGTACTCGAAATTTTACTCCCCAAACATTTTGGCCGTGGGTTCTAGTGAAATGGATGAGAGTTCATACTCACATCACTCTGACGTGGAAATCGGGGTCGCTGTCATCGATAGATTCACATATTATTGTCTAGATTTCCtggaaaatattgataaaaACTCCACTTTAACTTTACAAGACCTTTTTGACTCATTTACATTTGAAAGGATCCATTCGCATGTAGGTGTTAGGACTGATTTATTTCAAAGAGACCCATCAGAGGTGCTGATTActgatttttttgccaATGTGCAGAACGTAATTCCCGATGACTCAAAGCCTCTTTCGTTAAGCCATTATCATCACCATAAAGACTACATTGGTACTGCCCAATATGagcaaaacaataatgTGTTGGATTTGGCcctagaaaaaaatcatgaaaATTTCTCCTCCTCGAAGTTTGACAGACTCACTAAACGCATTAAATCTACCAATGAATTGAATGTTGATATAGGTTCGAATGAATATTCTTTAACCTTTTCCAAGCAATCAGTTACATTAGGATTAATGTTCGTAGTAATGATTGTATTGT encodes the following:
- the GPI8 gene encoding GPI-anchor transamidase — protein: MLIAMRLPLLLLYLLVLPFSGANNTDEAHETIATNTNNWAVLVSTSRFWFNYRHMANVLSMYRTVKRLGIPDSQIILMLSDDVACNSRNLFPGSVFNNKDHAIDLYGDSVEVDYRGYEVTVENFIRLLTDRWTEDHPKSKRLLTDENSNIFIYMTGHGGDDFLKFQDAEEIASEDIADAFQQMYEKKRYKEIFFMVDTCQANTMYSKFYSPNILAVGSSEMDESSYSHHSDVEIGVAVIDRFTYYCLDFLENIDKNSTLTLQDLFDSFTFERIHSHVGVRTDLFQRDPSEVLITDFFANVQNVIPDDSKPLSLSHYHHHKDYIGTAQYEQNNNVLDLALEKNHENFSSSKFDRLTKRIKSTNELNVDIGSNEYSLTFSKQSVTLGLMFVVMIVLFILSGNTTKANYNLYNN